The proteins below come from a single Nocardioides eburneiflavus genomic window:
- a CDS encoding thiolase family protein yields the protein MSSVSIIGAGLSRFGRQPGVSGRQMALHAIHAALTDAGIGWPDVQVAFGGSDGSGLADTLVADLGLTGIPFTNVKNGCATGGSALVAAVNAIRSGAADVALAVGFDKHPRGAFDPRPEDWGLPAGYGEAGLMVTTQFFAIKIARYMREHGISERTLARVAAKSFRNGSISPNAWRREALSEAEIAGAPMVNDPLTQYMFCSPGEGGAAIVVASAAAAERLGGRPVRLRSVATRTRGFGSFEVFAPSIQGGGTPSSVSTDAARAAFESAGVGPGDIDVAQLQDTEAGAEVMHLAECGFCEHGEQEEWILRGETDLGGRLPVNTDGGCIANGEPIGASGLRQVHEVVTQLRGEAGERQVPGAPRLGFTHVYGAPGISACTVLEAVR from the coding sequence ATGAGCTCCGTGTCGATCATCGGCGCCGGACTGTCCCGCTTCGGCCGTCAGCCCGGCGTCTCCGGCCGGCAGATGGCGCTGCACGCGATCCACGCCGCGCTCACCGACGCCGGCATCGGCTGGCCCGACGTCCAGGTCGCCTTCGGGGGCAGCGACGGCTCGGGACTCGCCGACACCCTCGTCGCCGACCTCGGCCTCACGGGCATCCCCTTCACCAACGTGAAGAACGGGTGCGCGACAGGCGGCAGCGCCCTCGTCGCCGCGGTCAACGCGATCCGCTCCGGAGCCGCCGACGTCGCGCTCGCGGTCGGGTTCGACAAGCATCCCCGCGGCGCCTTCGACCCCCGGCCCGAGGACTGGGGCCTGCCTGCTGGCTACGGCGAAGCGGGCCTGATGGTCACCACCCAGTTCTTCGCGATCAAGATCGCCCGCTACATGCGCGAGCACGGGATCTCCGAGCGGACCCTCGCCCGGGTGGCCGCGAAGTCCTTCCGCAACGGCTCGATCAGCCCCAATGCCTGGCGCCGCGAGGCGCTGTCGGAGGCGGAGATCGCCGGGGCGCCCATGGTCAACGACCCCCTCACCCAGTACATGTTCTGCTCACCCGGCGAGGGTGGCGCGGCGATCGTCGTGGCGTCCGCGGCCGCCGCCGAGCGCCTCGGCGGCCGGCCGGTCCGGCTCCGCTCCGTCGCCACCCGCACGCGCGGCTTCGGCTCCTTCGAGGTGTTCGCGCCCTCGATCCAGGGCGGCGGGACGCCGTCGAGCGTGAGCACCGACGCCGCCCGCGCCGCGTTCGAGAGCGCGGGCGTGGGCCCTGGCGACATCGACGTCGCCCAGCTCCAGGACACCGAGGCCGGCGCCGAGGTCATGCACCTCGCCGAGTGCGGGTTCTGCGAGCACGGTGAGCAGGAGGAGTGGATCCTCCGCGGCGAGACCGATCTCGGCGGCCGGCTGCCGGTCAACACCGATGGTGGCTGCATCGCCAACGGCGAGCCCATCGGGGCGTCCGGGCTGCGACAGGTGCACGAGGTCGTCACCCAGCTGCGCGGCGAGGCCGGTGAGCGCCAGGTGCCGGGTGCGCCACGACTCGGATTCACCCACGTCTACGGCGCACCCGGCATCAGCGCCTGCACCGTCCTGGAGGCCGTGCGATGA
- a CDS encoding Zn-ribbon domain-containing OB-fold protein, whose protein sequence is MSVETTLRGSRCAGCDNVAFPVAVGCQRCGSAEVTAVDLTGRGTVWSHTVQRFAPKSPPYVPPAEGFTPFAVGYVELPEGVRVEAVLDCSDPAELVGAEVVLVATEPVPRFATPAWLDRTSAPSPQEQAR, encoded by the coding sequence GTGAGCGTCGAGACGACCCTGCGGGGAAGCCGGTGCGCCGGGTGCGACAACGTCGCGTTCCCCGTCGCCGTCGGCTGCCAGCGCTGCGGCAGCGCCGAGGTGACAGCCGTCGACCTCACGGGGCGCGGCACCGTCTGGTCGCACACGGTCCAGCGGTTCGCTCCCAAGTCACCTCCCTACGTCCCCCCGGCGGAGGGCTTCACGCCCTTCGCCGTGGGGTACGTCGAGCTGCCGGAGGGCGTCCGCGTCGAGGCGGTGCTCGACTGCTCCGACCCGGCCGAGCTCGTGGGTGCCGAGGTGGTCCTCGTGGCCACCGAGCCCGTGCCCCGCTTCGCCACGCCGGCCTGGCTCGATCGCACGTCGGCGCCCTCGCCCCAGGAGCAGGCTCGATGA
- a CDS encoding enoyl-CoA hydratase/isomerase family protein has protein sequence MAIDTDHVILEKDGNVARVWLNRPHKKNAVTVELLHRLDEIIKEVDEDPELRVLVLRGVQNQFCSGFDLDELLSDFIGTTTAMDVAVLSAQVCDRLYQMNTPSVAVLEGYVTAGGFELMISCDFAIADDDAKIGDFHIRRALFGGAGPIYRLPRMIGLRKTKELMLTGKLLSGQEAKDFDLINDSAPAEELDKRVEDFISTLTDKSPYMMKLTKMAINQGLDADVRSLMIMEHLAVGNALQSADGKEGVQAFLEKRDPVWVGR, from the coding sequence ATGGCCATCGACACCGACCACGTCATCCTCGAGAAGGACGGCAACGTCGCCCGGGTGTGGCTCAACCGCCCCCACAAGAAGAACGCCGTCACGGTGGAGCTGCTCCACCGCCTGGACGAGATCATCAAGGAGGTCGACGAGGACCCCGAGCTCAGGGTGCTGGTCCTGCGCGGCGTGCAGAACCAGTTCTGCTCCGGCTTCGACCTCGACGAGCTGCTCTCCGACTTCATCGGCACCACCACCGCCATGGACGTCGCGGTCCTGTCGGCCCAGGTGTGCGACCGGCTCTACCAGATGAACACGCCGTCGGTCGCGGTCCTCGAGGGTTACGTCACCGCGGGTGGCTTCGAGCTGATGATCTCCTGCGACTTCGCCATCGCCGACGACGACGCCAAGATCGGTGACTTCCACATCCGGCGCGCCCTCTTCGGCGGTGCCGGCCCGATCTACCGCCTCCCGCGGATGATCGGCCTGCGCAAGACCAAGGAGCTCATGCTCACCGGCAAGCTCCTGTCGGGCCAGGAGGCCAAGGACTTCGACCTCATCAACGACTCGGCGCCCGCCGAGGAGCTCGACAAGCGCGTGGAGGACTTCATCTCCACGCTCACCGACAAGAGCCCCTACATGATGAAGCTGACCAAGATGGCCATCAACCAGGGCCTCGATGCGGACGTCCGCTCGCTGATGATCATGGAGCACCTCGCCGTCGGCAACGCGCTGCAGTCCGCCGATGGCAAGGAAGGCGTCCAGGCCTTCCTCGAGAAGCGCGACCCGGTGTGGGTCGGCCGCTGA
- a CDS encoding FAD-dependent oxidoreductase — MTDDFPHVFSPFRLGALTLRNRLVALPAGTSMAERGVPTRGDTEHFERLAAGGVGLVIGGATVVHPTTTLRSRKLVEAYRDEFVPATAAKVEVIHRHGARFIGQLCHLGREFIGGESDAPPVAPSALKTVRDAYPPHELTVAEIDDIVEGWRVSTANLVRAGADGAEVHAAHGYLPAQFMSPLTNLRTDGFGGSFGNRLRFTRLVLEAMRSEAPAGFVLGVRLSGEEEIPGGMGIEDCVRVAEHLAGLGVDYFSITHGTRGAYVKDSTHPDAVAVPSAARVRAATGLPVLVGQRIRDVATAEHVVKSGHADLVGMARALIADPDLPVKSREGRLAEVRGCLGVNQDCRAFDPHLHCAVNAEVGRGRHANVGVPVARPREVYVIGGGPAGLEAARVAAGRGHRVTVFEQSDQLGGAVRVAAASPHRATLIDIVDHLAHEMKRLRVEVNLGAGIDADDLAEIRTLADHVVLATGSAPAAQPTVLADRPAATVDEVLLARQREVPGRRAVVYDEGDGFWPAYSAVEALLQQGWRVTFATPLTALASRVPHESTAPLLRRLGAGGAQLHVAHELVVPEDAGEPLVLRPVFGGPDLELPASLTVWHRPRVVVAPFGLAAGPGVSVIGDCVTPRRISHAIAEGYRVGAEI; from the coding sequence GTGACTGACGACTTCCCGCACGTCTTCTCGCCGTTCCGGCTGGGAGCGCTCACCCTGCGCAACCGCCTGGTCGCCCTCCCGGCCGGCACCAGCATGGCCGAGCGCGGCGTGCCCACGCGTGGCGACACCGAGCACTTCGAACGGCTCGCAGCAGGCGGCGTCGGTCTCGTCATCGGTGGTGCGACGGTCGTGCACCCGACCACGACGCTGCGCTCGCGCAAGCTCGTCGAGGCCTACCGCGACGAGTTCGTCCCCGCGACCGCGGCCAAGGTCGAGGTCATCCACCGACACGGCGCGCGCTTCATCGGCCAGCTGTGCCACCTCGGCCGGGAGTTCATCGGAGGCGAGTCCGACGCACCGCCCGTCGCGCCGTCCGCCCTCAAGACCGTGCGCGACGCCTACCCGCCCCACGAGCTCACCGTCGCCGAGATCGACGACATCGTCGAGGGCTGGCGGGTCTCGACGGCGAACCTCGTCAGGGCCGGCGCCGACGGAGCGGAGGTCCACGCGGCCCATGGCTACCTCCCTGCCCAGTTCATGTCACCGCTCACCAACCTGCGCACCGACGGCTTCGGCGGCTCTTTCGGGAACCGGCTGCGGTTCACGCGCCTGGTCCTCGAGGCCATGCGCTCCGAGGCCCCCGCCGGCTTCGTCCTCGGCGTCCGCCTCAGCGGGGAGGAGGAGATCCCCGGCGGGATGGGCATCGAAGACTGTGTGCGCGTCGCCGAGCACCTCGCCGGCCTCGGGGTCGACTACTTCAGCATCACGCACGGCACGCGCGGTGCCTACGTCAAGGACTCCACGCACCCGGACGCGGTCGCCGTGCCGTCGGCCGCGCGTGTCCGTGCGGCCACGGGACTGCCGGTCCTGGTGGGCCAGCGGATCCGTGACGTCGCGACGGCCGAGCACGTCGTCAAGTCCGGTCACGCCGACCTCGTCGGGATGGCTCGCGCCCTCATCGCCGACCCGGACCTGCCGGTGAAGTCTCGGGAGGGTCGGCTCGCCGAGGTGCGTGGGTGCCTGGGTGTCAACCAGGACTGCCGGGCCTTCGACCCGCACCTGCACTGCGCGGTCAACGCGGAGGTGGGCCGGGGTCGGCACGCCAACGTCGGGGTGCCCGTGGCGAGGCCCCGGGAGGTGTACGTCATCGGTGGCGGGCCGGCGGGGCTGGAGGCTGCTCGTGTGGCCGCCGGGCGCGGTCATCGGGTCACCGTCTTCGAGCAGTCCGACCAGCTCGGCGGTGCCGTACGGGTCGCCGCGGCCTCACCGCACCGCGCCACGCTGATCGACATCGTCGACCATCTCGCCCACGAGATGAAGCGGCTGCGTGTCGAGGTCAACCTCGGGGCGGGGATCGACGCCGACGACCTGGCCGAGATCCGCACGTTGGCGGACCACGTGGTCCTGGCGACCGGGTCTGCCCCGGCGGCGCAACCAACGGTCCTGGCCGATCGCCCGGCCGCGACGGTGGACGAGGTGCTGTTGGCGCGGCAGCGGGAGGTGCCCGGACGACGGGCCGTCGTCTACGACGAGGGTGACGGGTTCTGGCCGGCGTACAGCGCGGTCGAGGCCCTCCTGCAGCAGGGCTGGCGGGTCACCTTCGCCACGCCACTCACGGCGCTCGCCTCCCGGGTCCCGCACGAGAGCACGGCACCACTGCTGCGCCGGCTCGGGGCCGGGGGGGCGCAGCTCCATGTCGCGCATGAGCTGGTGGTCCCGGAGGACGCCGGCGAGCCACTTGTGCTGCGCCCGGTCTTCGGAGGACCCGACCTGGAGCTGCCCGCATCGCTCACCGTGTGGCACCGGCCCCGCGTCGTCGTCGCGCCGTTCGGCCTGGCGGCCGGTCCGGGTGTGAGCGTCATCGGGGACTGCGTGACTCCCCGTCGCATCAGCCACGCGATCGCGGAGGGCTACCGCGTCGGCGCCGAGATCTGA
- a CDS encoding nuclear transport factor 2 family protein, with amino-acid sequence MSDLRDLKAIEDIHYRYASSVDSGQMHRLSEVLHPDLWAQYGNADPVRGADNVISWMSDFTKSCEWQHHLLNVYHVDVEGDRATALVYHTSYEKFAGDDEVCFLVARYHNEVVRHEGTWKISRLVFEILYGDRRPAETDYLAAVGGRGPAVPGWPAPRAEAR; translated from the coding sequence ATGAGCGACCTGCGTGATCTCAAGGCCATCGAGGACATCCACTACCGCTATGCATCGAGCGTCGACTCGGGGCAGATGCACCGCCTGAGCGAGGTCCTGCACCCCGACCTCTGGGCTCAGTACGGCAATGCTGATCCGGTCCGGGGCGCGGACAACGTCATCTCGTGGATGTCCGATTTCACCAAGTCCTGCGAATGGCAGCACCACTTGCTGAACGTCTACCACGTCGATGTCGAAGGTGACCGGGCCACGGCGCTCGTCTACCACACCTCCTACGAGAAGTTCGCCGGGGACGACGAGGTCTGCTTCCTCGTCGCGAGGTACCACAACGAGGTCGTGCGCCACGAAGGGACATGGAAGATCTCCCGCCTGGTCTTCGAGATCCTCTACGGCGATCGGCGTCCCGCCGAGACCGACTACCTGGCGGCAGTCGGCGGACGAGGTCCCGCCGTTCCGGGCTGGCCGGCACCGCGCGCGGAAGCCCGCTGA
- a CDS encoding nuclear transport factor 2 family protein, with amino-acid sequence MNIDELLEIETIKALRIRGSAYLDAGRLDDLVDLYHPDAVCEFGPYGSWTDRSRYKESFAAAEQPFYASGYFSNLHVVVNHVVDLTGPDSATGLVYLLDFVTGDQMREGGNPLYWLGVYEEEYQRTDGDWKILRQSLNFVWPQRMLNDGFLERQAATD; translated from the coding sequence ATGAACATCGACGAGCTCCTCGAGATCGAGACGATCAAGGCGCTTCGGATCCGCGGGTCCGCCTACTTGGACGCGGGCCGACTGGATGACCTGGTCGACCTCTACCACCCCGATGCCGTGTGCGAGTTCGGCCCGTACGGCAGCTGGACCGATCGATCGCGCTACAAGGAGAGCTTTGCGGCGGCCGAACAGCCCTTCTACGCAAGTGGCTACTTCTCCAATCTCCACGTGGTCGTGAACCACGTGGTGGACCTGACTGGACCCGACAGCGCGACGGGGCTGGTCTACCTCCTCGACTTCGTGACCGGCGACCAGATGCGCGAGGGCGGTAACCCTCTCTACTGGCTGGGGGTCTACGAGGAGGAGTACCAGCGCACGGATGGCGACTGGAAGATCCTGCGCCAGAGCCTCAACTTCGTCTGGCCCCAGCGCATGCTCAACGACGGCTTCCTCGAGCGTCAAGCAGCAACCGACTGA
- a CDS encoding nuclear transport factor 2 family protein, translating to MTTDATTRAADIEEIRMLSARYAKGLDTFDMDALMAPYTADAVFDAGPMGLESYSGTEAIRDFFAHNQEVMADQMHLFSNFIIDFDGPDQACGSNYLLQDGHNKEGATVKCFCMNEDVYRRTPDGWRIASRRISPLMPPQLENY from the coding sequence ATGACGACCGACGCAACGACCCGGGCGGCAGACATCGAGGAGATCCGGATGCTGTCCGCGCGCTACGCCAAGGGTCTCGACACCTTCGACATGGATGCGCTCATGGCTCCCTACACCGCCGACGCGGTGTTCGACGCCGGGCCCATGGGCCTCGAGAGCTACAGCGGGACGGAGGCGATCCGGGACTTCTTCGCGCACAACCAGGAGGTCATGGCTGACCAGATGCACCTGTTCAGCAACTTCATCATCGACTTCGACGGCCCGGACCAGGCCTGCGGCAGCAACTACCTGCTCCAGGACGGGCACAACAAGGAGGGCGCGACCGTGAAGTGCTTCTGCATGAACGAGGACGTCTACAGACGTACTCCCGATGGTTGGCGCATCGCCTCCCGCAGGATCAGCCCCCTGATGCCGCCCCAGCTCGAGAACTACTGA
- a CDS encoding aldehyde dehydrogenase yields MALDRTYTGFYIDGQWRESRSNDHFDVVSPRNEEVIGTVPAADRDDIDAAVAAARRAFDETDWPRLAPAERAGYVRKLATALHDRAGELAELISEELGCTLFLSQVYEAVSATMSFNYNAELAESLQLSEVRRSDLTYLSGGSSGGSVIPMAGRSLVVREPRGVVAAIPAYNFALPAVGQKAGPALIAGCTVVLKVPEANPLAIFAVGDLMTEVGMPAGVLNIVAARAEMSHYLVTHPGVDMVSFTGSTEVGRAIGRACGELVRPVVLELGGKSAAIVLPDADPEQAVPAIMGASVIANSGQSCVAQTRILVHRDQYEQYAAAFEQAFASLKVGDPFEADTMIAPVVSEAHRDRIEERIQRAIDEGATLRFGGRRPAHLDKGWYIEPTLFTDVTNDMTIAQEEVFGPVAALIAYEDEDDAVRIANDSKYGLSGSVFTADPVKGFEIAHKIRTGTFSVNGFAADLGSPFGGYKQSGLGREHGTAAIEEYFVTKTISVDPTTDLPEAVVAGIPSGAGPGIA; encoded by the coding sequence ATGGCCCTGGACCGCACCTACACCGGCTTCTACATCGACGGACAGTGGCGTGAATCGAGATCGAACGACCACTTCGATGTGGTGTCGCCCCGGAACGAGGAGGTGATCGGCACGGTCCCTGCCGCCGACCGGGACGACATCGACGCGGCCGTGGCAGCCGCGCGTCGTGCCTTCGACGAGACTGACTGGCCTCGCCTCGCCCCGGCAGAACGAGCCGGCTACGTACGCAAGCTCGCCACGGCACTGCACGACAGGGCCGGCGAGCTGGCCGAGCTCATCTCGGAGGAGCTCGGCTGCACCCTCTTCCTCTCGCAGGTGTACGAGGCCGTCTCAGCCACCATGAGCTTCAACTACAACGCCGAGCTGGCAGAGTCCCTGCAGCTGTCGGAGGTCCGTCGGAGTGACCTGACCTACCTGTCCGGCGGGTCCAGCGGCGGCAGTGTCATCCCCATGGCTGGCCGCAGCCTGGTCGTGAGGGAGCCCCGCGGCGTGGTCGCCGCCATCCCGGCCTACAACTTCGCCCTCCCAGCCGTTGGCCAGAAGGCAGGCCCGGCGCTCATCGCCGGGTGCACGGTCGTCCTGAAAGTGCCTGAGGCGAACCCTCTGGCGATCTTCGCGGTGGGTGACCTGATGACCGAGGTCGGCATGCCTGCAGGTGTCCTCAACATCGTCGCGGCCAGGGCGGAGATGTCCCACTACCTGGTGACCCACCCCGGCGTGGACATGGTCAGCTTCACAGGTTCGACCGAAGTCGGTCGAGCCATCGGCCGTGCCTGCGGCGAGCTGGTACGCCCCGTGGTTCTCGAGCTCGGAGGAAAGTCAGCTGCCATCGTGCTGCCGGACGCGGATCCCGAGCAGGCCGTCCCCGCCATCATGGGTGCCAGCGTGATCGCCAACTCCGGCCAGAGCTGTGTGGCCCAGACGCGGATCCTCGTGCATCGCGACCAGTACGAGCAGTACGCCGCCGCGTTCGAGCAGGCCTTCGCCTCGCTCAAGGTCGGCGACCCCTTCGAGGCGGACACGATGATCGCGCCCGTGGTCTCCGAAGCGCACCGCGACCGCATCGAGGAGAGGATCCAGCGGGCGATCGACGAGGGTGCCACCCTCCGGTTCGGCGGCCGGCGGCCGGCGCATCTCGACAAGGGCTGGTACATCGAGCCGACGCTCTTCACCGACGTCACGAACGACATGACGATCGCACAAGAAGAGGTGTTCGGACCCGTTGCCGCACTGATCGCGTACGAGGACGAGGACGACGCGGTCCGCATCGCCAACGACAGCAAGTACGGCCTGTCGGGTTCGGTGTTCACCGCGGACCCCGTCAAGGGTTTCGAGATCGCACACAAGATCAGGACCGGGACGTTCTCGGTGAACGGCTTCGCGGCCGACCTCGGCTCCCCCTTCGGGGGCTACAAGCAGTCGGGCTTGGGGCGGGAACATGGAACTGCCGCCATCGAGGAGTACTTCGTCACCAAGACGATCTCCGTCGATCCGACCACCGACCTCCCTGAGGCAGTGGTCGCCGGAATCCCGTCGGGAGCTGGCCCGGGCATCGCCTGA
- a CDS encoding SDR family NAD(P)-dependent oxidoreductase encodes MSHSTTSVAPGRFQGQVALVTGGGSGIGAAVVRQLSAEGARVHVVDVVAASAGSVAVEVGGAAHVVDVTDGAAVDRLVADVVAADEHLDVVVHCAGVDDPQAKAWLQEARESGDPVDVIGRMTEETWRRVVAVNLDGTFHVLRAAVRAMRPQRSGAIVTIGSSAAFDTLVGYPAYAASKAGVHALSQSVAKEAIAHGIRVNTVAPGPVDTPMAARTPGAVRDALAATGAIGFASPEQLADTVCYLASAGAANVVGAVLLSNGGRFTV; translated from the coding sequence ATGAGCCACAGCACCACCTCCGTCGCCCCCGGCCGATTCCAGGGCCAGGTCGCCCTCGTCACGGGAGGCGGCTCCGGGATCGGTGCCGCCGTCGTCCGACAGCTCTCCGCCGAGGGCGCGCGGGTCCACGTCGTCGACGTGGTCGCGGCCTCGGCCGGCTCGGTCGCCGTCGAGGTCGGCGGTGCCGCCCACGTGGTCGACGTGACCGACGGAGCCGCGGTCGACCGGCTGGTGGCCGACGTGGTGGCGGCCGACGAGCACCTCGACGTGGTGGTGCACTGCGCAGGCGTGGACGACCCGCAGGCCAAGGCCTGGCTGCAGGAGGCGCGGGAGTCGGGGGACCCCGTCGACGTGATCGGCCGGATGACGGAGGAGACCTGGCGTCGCGTGGTGGCGGTGAACCTCGACGGCACCTTCCACGTGCTGCGCGCTGCGGTGCGCGCGATGCGACCCCAGCGCAGCGGGGCCATCGTGACGATCGGTTCGTCCGCCGCCTTCGACACCCTCGTCGGCTACCCGGCGTACGCCGCCTCCAAGGCCGGCGTGCACGCGCTCAGCCAGTCGGTGGCCAAGGAGGCGATCGCCCACGGCATCCGGGTCAACACGGTGGCACCCGGGCCGGTCGACACCCCCATGGCAGCACGTACGCCGGGCGCGGTGCGGGACGCGCTGGCCGCGACCGGCGCGATCGGGTTCGCCAGCCCCGAGCAGCTCGCCGACACCGTCTGCTACCTCGCCTCCGCGGGCGCGGCCAACGTCGTCGGCGCGGTGCTGCTCAGCAACGGCGGGCGGTTCACCGTCTGA
- a CDS encoding MFS transporter, which translates to MSAEGPPGTFAALRRRLFALLLTVQLVNATAVWSHVVTVQWMLTERGESATVVSLAPAAMALPFLLLALPVGAVVGFASRERLQAVAMLASAVSAVVGALLGVAGIDDAALLVGTVLVVGAALAVVGVAWQSLITELVGRPMLGSATVLDGAVYNVARAVGPLVAGIGLGLAGSTSTFLVVAGAFTACGSVFLVVETRRPGRREPRRAILPDIVQALRFAQYSPWTRRLLARMVLFGLPASALWALVSLVAHDRLGLDSRGFGVVMALLGSGAVVATFVLPPLRRRLPVPVFAAAGSSAYALTMLVLGTSTSPVLVGGALVLGGVAWVGVQSTWMMLAHQAMPDWVRPRIIALLLFLFQGTQAVGALLWGFVADLAGLPGALLAATMLMVLSVLVLLRAGLGSSVGIEPDLADVDAVLHGRLAAAGDGELEVRYEYAVPHPLRDAFGEAMGRLRMSRLRLGARDWLLAPHPDEPDVFVETYRVLSRHDLVEQESVRLTVPEARLRTAVRAAATEVCGPLMSSAPARDPRRRADRGRTRRGSPR; encoded by the coding sequence ATGTCGGCCGAGGGCCCTCCGGGCACGTTCGCCGCGCTCCGTCGGCGCCTGTTCGCGCTGCTCCTCACCGTCCAGCTGGTCAACGCGACTGCGGTGTGGTCGCACGTGGTGACGGTGCAGTGGATGCTGACCGAGCGCGGCGAGTCCGCGACCGTCGTGTCGCTGGCGCCCGCGGCCATGGCTCTCCCGTTCCTCCTCCTCGCCCTCCCGGTCGGTGCGGTCGTCGGCTTCGCCTCCCGCGAGCGGCTCCAGGCGGTCGCGATGCTCGCGTCCGCCGTCTCGGCCGTCGTCGGCGCGCTGCTCGGGGTCGCCGGGATCGACGACGCCGCCCTGCTGGTCGGCACCGTCCTGGTGGTGGGCGCCGCCCTCGCCGTCGTCGGCGTCGCGTGGCAGTCGCTGATCACCGAGCTGGTCGGCCGCCCGATGCTCGGGTCGGCCACGGTCCTCGACGGCGCCGTCTACAACGTCGCCCGTGCCGTCGGGCCGCTCGTCGCCGGCATCGGGCTGGGGCTCGCCGGGTCCACCAGCACCTTCCTCGTGGTGGCGGGCGCGTTCACGGCCTGCGGCTCGGTCTTCCTCGTCGTGGAGACGCGGCGCCCCGGGCGGCGGGAACCGCGACGCGCGATCCTGCCCGACATCGTCCAGGCGCTGCGGTTCGCGCAGTACTCGCCCTGGACGCGCCGACTGCTCGCCCGGATGGTGCTCTTCGGGCTACCGGCCAGTGCGCTCTGGGCATTGGTCTCCCTGGTCGCCCATGACCGGCTCGGCCTGGATTCCCGCGGCTTCGGAGTGGTGATGGCGCTGCTCGGGTCGGGCGCCGTGGTGGCCACGTTCGTCCTCCCGCCGCTGCGTCGCCGACTCCCCGTCCCGGTGTTCGCGGCCGCGGGCTCGTCGGCGTACGCCCTGACGATGCTGGTCCTCGGCACGAGCACCAGCCCGGTGCTCGTCGGCGGCGCGCTGGTGCTGGGGGGCGTCGCCTGGGTCGGCGTGCAGAGCACCTGGATGATGCTGGCCCACCAGGCGATGCCCGACTGGGTGCGACCGCGCATCATCGCGCTGCTCCTCTTCCTGTTCCAGGGGACACAGGCGGTCGGGGCGCTCCTCTGGGGCTTCGTCGCCGATCTGGCCGGACTGCCCGGCGCCCTGCTCGCGGCGACCATGCTCATGGTGCTCTCCGTGCTGGTCCTCCTGAGGGCGGGGCTCGGTTCGAGTGTCGGCATCGAGCCCGACCTGGCCGACGTGGACGCCGTGCTGCACGGGCGCCTCGCGGCCGCAGGCGACGGCGAGCTCGAGGTTCGCTACGAGTACGCCGTGCCGCACCCGCTCCGGGACGCGTTCGGGGAGGCGATGGGGCGCCTGCGGATGTCCCGGCTGCGGCTGGGGGCCCGTGACTGGTTGCTCGCCCCTCACCCGGACGAGCCAGACGTCTTCGTCGAGACCTACCGCGTCCTCAGCCGCCATGACCTCGTCGAGCAGGAGTCGGTCCGGCTCACTGTCCCGGAGGCGCGCCTGCGCACCGCTGTCCGGGCCGCGGCCACCGAGGTGTGCGGCCCCCTGATGTCCTCCGCACCCGCGCGGGACCCGAGAAGACGGGCCGACCGTGGTCGGACCCGGAGAGGATCTCCCAGATGA